In Microbulbifer sp. GL-2, the following are encoded in one genomic region:
- a CDS encoding fimbria/pilus periplasmic chaperone, giving the protein MKKLFLAFLLLISQSALAAMSLDKVILYLDDAPSARDDIVITNPDDETLYLQTEIFRVDNPGQEYEQRVRVVNPDEFKLLVSPAKAVLAPGERRRFRLMALDRDLEEEKVYRVTFKPVVGEIKAEQTALKILVAYQALVFVQPANGQYKVDLVEDMGNYQLTNKGNINIEVVEVRHCALGGECQKLDASGRLYAGTNLSLGDVPNEGELEVLLRGRESERIRFPINS; this is encoded by the coding sequence ATGAAAAAACTGTTCCTTGCATTTCTATTGCTCATTTCCCAGTCTGCTCTCGCTGCCATGTCCCTGGACAAGGTTATCCTTTACCTGGATGACGCCCCTAGTGCCCGGGATGATATTGTCATTACAAACCCCGATGATGAGACCTTGTACCTGCAGACCGAGATTTTTCGGGTGGATAACCCGGGGCAGGAGTATGAGCAGCGGGTAAGGGTGGTGAACCCCGATGAATTCAAGCTTCTTGTCAGTCCAGCAAAGGCAGTATTGGCGCCTGGTGAGAGGCGGCGCTTCCGCTTGATGGCCCTGGATCGCGATCTTGAGGAGGAAAAAGTCTACCGGGTGACATTCAAGCCAGTTGTTGGGGAGATCAAAGCAGAGCAAACAGCCTTAAAAATCCTTGTCGCTTACCAGGCCTTGGTATTTGTGCAGCCAGCTAATGGGCAGTATAAGGTTGACCTTGTTGAAGATATGGGTAATTACCAGCTCACCAATAAGGGCAATATCAATATTGAAGTTGTGGAAGTTCGTCACTGCGCACTAGGTGGCGAGTGCCAAAAGCTGGATGCCTCGGGTCGTCTCTATGCGGGCACTAACCTTTCGCTTGGCGATGTACCAAATGAAGGAGAGCTGGAGGTATTGTTGCGAGGGCGTGAGAGCGAGCGAATTCGCTTTCCAATCAATAGCTGA
- a CDS encoding glycerophosphodiester phosphodiesterase family protein — protein sequence MLIAHRGDKTRQPENTIAAFEAAHNLGACAIQCDVRFSLDGTPWCFHSDTLHLPSDNRAHFFHELRDSQLHRQPVNSFIQLIDWASCHRHLDWFVGISAANIAGIGFTAAVEKLLELMRNERESFALLTQDCRSLRAARNMGWHRVALKVSSVSRCLSADIVTLAPEYLLIRNSFVECDELPPGPWQWVVYEINSTEEAVLWRKRGAHHILTGNLPLLMRSREASDVYGF from the coding sequence ATGCTAATCGCACACCGAGGCGACAAAACCCGCCAACCGGAGAACACTATCGCGGCCTTCGAAGCTGCACATAACCTGGGAGCCTGTGCCATACAGTGCGATGTCCGCTTCAGCCTGGATGGAACGCCCTGGTGCTTCCACAGCGACACCCTGCACCTACCCAGTGATAATCGTGCGCACTTCTTCCACGAGCTGAGGGACTCCCAGCTGCACCGACAGCCTGTCAACTCCTTTATCCAGCTGATAGATTGGGCCAGCTGCCACCGTCACCTGGATTGGTTTGTGGGAATCTCTGCTGCCAATATAGCCGGAATCGGCTTTACTGCCGCGGTGGAAAAGCTGCTGGAGCTGATGCGCAATGAGCGAGAATCCTTTGCACTTCTCACCCAGGACTGCCGCAGTTTACGCGCCGCCCGCAATATGGGCTGGCATAGAGTCGCACTAAAGGTAAGCAGCGTCTCTCGCTGCTTGTCGGCAGATATTGTGACGCTCGCTCCCGAATATCTTCTTATCCGCAACAGCTTTGTCGAGTGCGATGAGCTGCCGCCAGGCCCCTGGCAGTGGGTTGTTTACGAAATCAACTCAACAGAGGAAGCTGTACTGTGGCGGAAGCGCGGCGCACACCATATCCTGACCGGTAACCTGCCATTGTTAATGCGTTCCCGGGAAGCGAGTGATGTCTACGGATTTTGA
- a CDS encoding glycerol-3-phosphate dehydrogenase/oxidase translates to MSTDFDVLVVGAGILGAGTAEALAQANHSVVILEQLGIAAATSSRSSKLIHGGLRYLESGQFRLVYECLRERSWLLDNKPQLVRMVPFYIPVYRNSKRSPWMVRLGLSLYALLSGIRSVDSRFRSLPKSEWDTLPGLKREDLLAVFRYYDAQTDDAALTRDVVASAIAHGAQIICPGSLVGAEVTEDGVRIDYVADGKLNTLHTRALVNCSGPWVATTNTRCSPPVSLPPIDLVAGTHILLPLSLGNKIFYVEASDGRAVFVMPWQDKTLVGTTERPYCGDPRDVAPTVEEKSYLLRTVQQYFTQTRGLQPEDICESFAGLRVLPEVEKSPFARSRESMICCDNELKPRILAVAGGKLTSYRATARKLARKLQATLEDEPPAPRGAAETSNATSPSERERNL, encoded by the coding sequence ATGTCTACGGATTTTGATGTTCTGGTCGTGGGCGCCGGCATTCTCGGCGCCGGCACTGCCGAAGCACTGGCTCAGGCTAACCATTCAGTGGTCATCCTGGAACAGCTAGGGATTGCTGCGGCGACCTCCTCCCGCTCCTCAAAGCTTATTCACGGTGGCCTGCGCTATCTGGAAAGCGGGCAGTTTCGTCTGGTCTATGAATGTCTGCGCGAACGCAGCTGGCTATTGGACAATAAGCCCCAGCTGGTGCGTATGGTCCCCTTTTATATTCCCGTCTACCGCAACAGCAAAAGATCACCCTGGATGGTTAGACTGGGACTCAGTCTATACGCTTTACTCTCCGGAATTCGTAGCGTCGACTCGCGATTCCGCTCTCTGCCAAAGTCCGAGTGGGATACCTTACCTGGCTTAAAGCGCGAGGATCTGCTTGCTGTATTCCGCTATTACGATGCGCAAACAGATGATGCTGCGTTAACCCGGGATGTGGTTGCATCCGCAATCGCCCACGGCGCACAAATAATCTGTCCTGGAAGCCTAGTCGGCGCAGAAGTCACAGAGGATGGTGTACGAATTGACTATGTAGCCGACGGTAAGCTCAATACATTGCACACTCGCGCCCTTGTAAACTGCAGCGGCCCCTGGGTAGCCACCACCAATACACGCTGCTCGCCACCTGTCTCCCTCCCGCCAATTGACCTAGTTGCCGGTACCCACATCTTGCTACCGCTCTCCCTGGGTAACAAAATCTTCTATGTGGAAGCCAGTGACGGGCGTGCCGTTTTTGTAATGCCCTGGCAGGATAAAACCCTGGTGGGCACTACAGAACGGCCCTATTGTGGCGATCCAAGGGATGTAGCCCCTACGGTAGAGGAAAAATCCTACCTGTTGCGCACGGTACAACAATACTTTACCCAGACCCGTGGCCTACAACCAGAGGATATTTGCGAAAGCTTCGCCGGCCTTCGTGTTTTGCCCGAGGTGGAAAAAAGCCCCTTTGCCCGCTCACGCGAATCCATGATCTGCTGCGATAATGAGCTCAAGCCACGTATTCTTGCCGTTGCCGGCGGCAAGCTCACCAGTTACCGTGCCACCGCGCGCAAACTGGCCCGTAAACTTCAAGCTACCCTGGAGGATGAGCCTCCCGCACCACGCGGTGCCGCAGAGACTTCCAACGCTACCAGCCCTTCTGAGCGTGAACGCAACCTTTAG